Proteins from a single region of Sporosarcina sp. P33:
- a CDS encoding ribonucleotide reductase N-terminal alpha domain-containing protein: MRAIEQTIEHTQHYTLLDVLYKQAEQQRGRPVYQGFHRIVRRLLQEGLYGQWIHSYSVSEIKWLGLQIKAERDQLLSAVQIRQYMNEFITSNYYDQRVGLPQERLMLIAMAAMQNETAHRLQKVKEAYWVLSSGYLTLPAEIMSFFGKNFHRQHPARKPYSMDVTDSRVPSFLASKVKEKHIHIPDYFMEQVQACGSWIVYDRELMQRVFGCSHLDPNSAKFHQATKRSSPAYKKVSAIGLMKQLLASENIILHFDWAGRPEMEGLSSYIQLPILMQSADLARVSSALVRLLNGIERVSGHHLQIEIAGWETAIRNQGLDIYSNAALLFIDEISEELNGYLKNASRQSGLPLPLRKASAVLNQSAAAATLLEQRKMIDRVRAEQRHTDQGGSVTLQKSAVIETAELLQLLMKAWKDGIPEVQII; this comes from the coding sequence ATGAGAGCGATTGAACAAACTATTGAGCATACACAGCATTATACACTGCTTGATGTCTTGTATAAACAAGCAGAACAGCAGCGGGGAAGACCAGTGTATCAGGGGTTTCATCGGATAGTACGGAGACTGTTGCAGGAAGGTTTATACGGACAATGGATTCACAGCTATTCAGTCAGTGAGATTAAATGGCTCGGTCTTCAGATCAAGGCAGAACGTGATCAATTATTATCCGCAGTCCAGATTCGTCAGTATATGAATGAATTTATCACTTCCAATTACTATGACCAGCGTGTAGGATTGCCGCAAGAGCGCCTGATGCTCATTGCTATGGCTGCCATGCAGAATGAAACAGCACATCGGCTGCAAAAGGTAAAGGAAGCGTATTGGGTGCTCAGTAGTGGCTATCTCACGCTGCCGGCTGAGATTATGTCGTTTTTCGGAAAAAATTTTCATCGGCAGCATCCCGCGAGGAAGCCGTATTCGATGGATGTAACGGATAGCAGGGTGCCTTCATTTTTGGCCAGTAAAGTGAAAGAAAAGCATATACACATTCCTGACTATTTCATGGAACAAGTGCAAGCATGCGGCTCATGGATTGTTTATGACAGGGAACTGATGCAGCGGGTATTTGGATGCTCCCATCTCGATCCAAACAGCGCAAAGTTTCATCAGGCAACAAAGCGCTCTTCGCCTGCATATAAAAAGGTTTCTGCCATTGGACTGATGAAACAACTGCTGGCCAGTGAAAATATCATCTTACATTTTGATTGGGCAGGGCGACCTGAAATGGAAGGGCTCAGCTCATATATCCAGCTGCCGATACTGATGCAAAGTGCTGATTTGGCGCGTGTTTCTTCTGCACTTGTCCGTTTATTGAATGGCATAGAACGCGTATCCGGGCATCATCTGCAAATTGAAATAGCAGGGTGGGAAACGGCGATAAGAAATCAAGGCCTCGATATATATTCAAATGCCGCTCTGCTTTTTATAGATGAAATATCTGAAGAGTTAAATGGCTATCTGAAGAATGCTTCCCGTCAAAGCGGATTGCCATTGCCCTTGCGCAAAGCTTCTGCTGTTCTGAATCAGTCGGCAGCAGCTGCAACTTTGCTGGAGCAGAGGAAGATGATCGACCGGGTCAGGGCGGAG
- the mdh gene encoding malate dehydrogenase, translating into MAFKRHKIAVIGAGHTGSTVALMAAQKELGDIVLVDIPDLSNPTKGKALDLLQTSPVQQFNSRITGTSNYEDIEGAAMVIITAGVARKPGMSRDDLVTTNAKIMRSVSEQVKRYAPDSTVLILSNPVDAMTYVCYKTTGFPKNRVIGQSGVLDTARFNTFVSEELNISVEDISGFVLGGHGDDMVPLVRYSYAGGIPLDKIIAADRLEAIVERTRKGGGEIVSLLGNGSAYYAPAAALVEMAEAIIKDKKRILPSIAYLEGEYGYSDIYLGVPTVLGGNGIESVIELPLTKEEQIALDQSADSVRAVIEICEK; encoded by the coding sequence ATGGCTTTCAAACGACATAAGATTGCGGTCATCGGCGCTGGCCATACAGGTTCAACTGTGGCATTGATGGCGGCGCAGAAAGAACTGGGCGACATCGTCCTGGTTGATATTCCGGACCTCTCCAATCCGACCAAAGGAAAAGCGCTGGATCTTCTTCAGACAAGTCCTGTACAGCAATTCAATTCCCGCATAACAGGAACATCGAATTATGAGGATATTGAGGGAGCGGCAATGGTCATCATTACTGCAGGTGTAGCGCGTAAACCAGGCATGAGCCGTGATGATCTCGTGACGACGAATGCGAAAATTATGCGTTCCGTTTCAGAACAGGTGAAACGCTATGCGCCGGACAGTACGGTGCTGATATTGAGTAACCCTGTAGATGCGATGACGTATGTATGCTATAAAACAACGGGATTCCCGAAAAACCGTGTGATTGGACAATCCGGCGTACTTGATACAGCACGCTTCAATACGTTTGTATCGGAAGAACTGAATATATCTGTAGAAGATATCTCAGGATTCGTACTGGGCGGGCACGGAGATGATATGGTTCCGCTTGTGCGTTATTCGTATGCTGGCGGTATTCCGTTAGATAAAATTATTGCAGCGGACCGGCTTGAAGCAATTGTGGAACGGACTCGAAAAGGCGGCGGTGAAATTGTTTCCCTTCTCGGAAACGGAAGTGCCTATTATGCACCCGCAGCAGCCTTAGTTGAAATGGCAGAAGCGATTATTAAAGACAAGAAACGCATTCTACCGTCCATTGCCTACTTAGAAGGCGAATATGGCTATTCCGATATTTATTTAGGCGTTCCGACTGTTTTGGGAGGCAATGGCATTGAAAGCGTGATTGAACTTCCATTAACAAAGGAAGAGCAGATTGCGCTTGATCAGTCAGCAGACTCTGTAAGAGCAGTCATCGAAATTTGTGAAAAGTAA
- a CDS encoding BMC domain-containing protein, which produces MSQAIGMIETKGLIGSIEAADAMVKASNVEVVSQEMVDGGIVTVIVQGDVGAVQAAVDAGRDAAARVGELLGAHVIPRPDDSVYGMVKPPEPAVPEIPKVKKPAEVKTKKKD; this is translated from the coding sequence ATGAGTCAAGCGATCGGAATGATTGAAACCAAAGGGCTGATAGGATCCATTGAAGCAGCGGATGCTATGGTGAAGGCGTCAAACGTAGAAGTAGTCTCACAGGAGATGGTTGACGGCGGAATCGTTACAGTCATCGTTCAGGGTGATGTCGGTGCGGTTCAGGCAGCAGTTGATGCCGGCCGCGATGCAGCGGCGCGTGTAGGTGAATTGCTGGGTGCGCACGTAATTCCGCGGCCCGATGATTCAGTATATGGCATGGTGAAACCGCCTGAGCCCGCTGTTCCGGAAATTCCAAAAGTGAAAAAACCGGCAGAAGTGAAAACAAAGAAAAAAGACTGA
- a CDS encoding EutN/CcmL family microcompartment protein, translating into MRMGRVIGNVWATRKEDGLAGLKLLIVQPIDAHGNNIQTHMVAADRIGAGIGDEVLITSGGSSRFILPKENPIPIDAVIIGIIDSTEVKRGDIHESSDRND; encoded by the coding sequence ATGCGGATGGGAAGAGTGATTGGTAATGTGTGGGCAACCCGCAAAGAAGACGGACTGGCAGGCCTTAAGCTATTGATTGTCCAGCCGATTGATGCACACGGCAATAATATACAGACACATATGGTCGCGGCGGATCGGATCGGGGCAGGAATTGGTGATGAGGTGCTCATAACGAGCGGCGGTTCTTCACGTTTCATATTACCGAAAGAAAACCCGATTCCAATTGATGCGGTCATTATCGGTATTATCGATTCAACCGAAGTAAAGAGAGGTGATATACATGAGTCAAGCGATCGGAATGATTGA
- the pduL gene encoding phosphate propanoyltransferase, which yields MNQQLIEQIVGEILGQLGKNPVQLPERAVPIGVSARHVHLQPEHVEVLFGAGYELTQRSELSQPGQFAANETVMIAGPKSNIERVRILGPVRKATQVEVSFTDAMKLGVKPPLRESGNIEGSAPVTLIGPKGSVHIEQGLIIAQSHIHMAPADAARFGVADGEYVTVEYDGVRPISFRNVRIRVNERYRLEMHIDTDEANAGFITQGSIGRLVKAGDAKEAVAVHNVQETVKSPAPASVPKAYEFKKKLLSTEDLSSISEQEIVVDKGTIVTALARDTARELGKTITIRK from the coding sequence ATGAATCAGCAATTGATTGAACAGATTGTCGGAGAAATTCTCGGACAACTTGGGAAGAATCCCGTTCAATTGCCGGAACGCGCGGTACCCATTGGAGTTTCCGCTCGTCACGTACATTTACAGCCTGAACATGTGGAAGTATTATTTGGCGCAGGGTATGAATTGACACAGCGGTCCGAGCTTTCACAGCCGGGCCAATTCGCCGCCAATGAAACGGTGATGATTGCAGGACCTAAAAGCAATATTGAACGTGTGCGTATTTTAGGCCCTGTCCGAAAAGCGACTCAAGTTGAGGTCAGCTTTACGGATGCGATGAAGCTCGGCGTCAAGCCCCCACTTCGGGAATCCGGCAATATCGAAGGATCGGCACCGGTAACATTGATCGGTCCAAAAGGCAGTGTGCATATCGAACAAGGCCTGATTATCGCCCAGTCCCACATCCATATGGCGCCTGCAGATGCTGCGCGCTTTGGCGTTGCGGACGGGGAATACGTCACAGTGGAATATGACGGAGTCCGCCCTATTTCATTCCGTAATGTCCGCATTCGGGTGAACGAACGCTATCGTCTCGAAATGCATATCGATACCGATGAAGCGAATGCAGGTTTCATTACACAAGGGTCGATTGGCCGCTTGGTAAAAGCCGGCGATGCAAAAGAAGCAGTGGCTGTGCACAATGTGCAGGAAACGGTGAAATCGCCTGCTCCAGCTAGCGTTCCGAAAGCGTATGAATTTAAGAAAAAGCTATTGTCAACTGAAGACTTATCATCGATTTCCGAACAAGAAATCGTTGTCGATAAAGGCACGATCGTCACAGCATTGGCAAGAGATACAGCAAGGGAACTCGGTAAGACGATAACCATCAGAAAGTAG
- a CDS encoding BMC domain-containing protein — protein MNREGTALGMVETKGLIGAVEAADAMVKAASVNLVGKVHVGGGIVTVMVRGDVGAVKAATDAGAASAQRVGELLSVHVIPRPHNELEMILPKSE, from the coding sequence ATGAACAGAGAAGGTACAGCATTAGGAATGGTAGAAACTAAAGGATTAATCGGTGCAGTTGAAGCGGCAGACGCAATGGTGAAAGCAGCAAGCGTAAACTTAGTAGGTAAAGTACATGTCGGCGGCGGAATCGTAACAGTTATGGTACGCGGCGATGTAGGCGCAGTAAAGGCAGCAACAGACGCAGGTGCGGCATCTGCACAGCGTGTGGGCGAATTGCTATCTGTTCACGTCATCCCAAGACCGCATAACGAACTAGAAATGATCTTGCCAAAAAGCGAATAA
- a CDS encoding aldehyde dehydrogenase family protein codes for MRLAVQTAKEAQEKFMGYTQQQVDKIVKAVADAAFEQSGRLAQLAVEETGMGVAAHKKIKNEVGSRDVYESIKDLKTVGIVKEDHLNKVVEIAAPFGVVAAIIPTTNPTSTAFFKTLISLKTRNAVVVSPHPYAVKCTQEALKVCDEAAVAAGAPEGLIQCLTLASMEATQQLMSHKDINLIIATGGGALVKAAYSSGKPAYGVGPGNVPVYIERSAKIEKAVKDIVDSKSFDYGTICATEQAIVVDKHVADLVTRELKKNGAYILSDEEKKVMEGVISPVPGKVNPKVVGKSPQFIAKMAGISLPEGTRLIIGMETKVGKDVPFSLEKLSPIFAMYIVDGVKHAKEVCLDLLNLGGRGHSLALHTEIDAVAREFAMEMPVSRILVNTMSSIGAVGGTTGLMPSLTLGCGTFGGNITSDNVTAKHLLNIKRMAYGTKEVQLPKHSEPAESSNDQLVSNVMNSVSSAANSNIDPALVQNLVSEIVKQLTK; via the coding sequence ATGCGCTTAGCCGTACAAACCGCAAAAGAAGCACAAGAGAAATTCATGGGCTACACCCAGCAGCAGGTCGACAAAATTGTCAAAGCCGTGGCAGACGCTGCATTTGAACAATCAGGCCGCCTCGCGCAATTAGCAGTAGAAGAAACGGGCATGGGAGTAGCAGCCCATAAGAAGATCAAGAACGAAGTCGGCTCCCGTGATGTGTATGAAAGCATCAAAGACTTGAAGACAGTCGGTATCGTCAAAGAAGATCATTTGAATAAAGTCGTGGAAATCGCTGCACCATTTGGGGTTGTAGCTGCAATCATCCCGACAACCAATCCAACGTCTACGGCGTTCTTTAAGACATTGATTTCACTTAAGACACGTAACGCTGTTGTTGTGAGCCCTCACCCGTATGCAGTGAAATGTACACAGGAGGCGCTGAAAGTTTGTGATGAAGCAGCAGTAGCAGCAGGCGCTCCTGAAGGTCTGATCCAATGTCTGACACTGGCATCTATGGAAGCAACACAGCAGCTGATGTCTCATAAAGACATCAATCTGATCATTGCAACAGGCGGCGGAGCGCTTGTGAAAGCCGCATACAGCTCCGGAAAACCCGCATACGGTGTCGGCCCAGGTAATGTGCCGGTCTATATTGAACGGTCAGCAAAAATTGAAAAAGCAGTAAAAGATATCGTTGACAGTAAATCATTCGATTACGGCACAATCTGTGCAACAGAACAGGCAATTGTTGTCGATAAACACGTAGCAGATCTCGTCACGCGTGAACTGAAGAAAAACGGCGCTTATATTTTATCGGATGAGGAAAAGAAAGTGATGGAAGGTGTCATTTCACCGGTGCCGGGCAAAGTGAACCCGAAAGTAGTCGGGAAGAGCCCGCAATTCATCGCGAAAATGGCCGGTATTTCCTTACCGGAAGGCACACGCCTGATTATCGGCATGGAAACTAAAGTTGGCAAAGACGTTCCATTTTCATTGGAAAAGCTGTCGCCAATCTTCGCGATGTATATCGTGGACGGTGTGAAGCATGCGAAGGAAGTATGCCTCGACTTGCTGAACCTTGGCGGACGCGGACACAGCCTGGCGCTTCACACGGAAATCGATGCAGTGGCACGTGAATTTGCGATGGAAATGCCAGTATCACGTATTTTGGTTAACACGATGTCATCCATTGGGGCGGTTGGAGGAACGACCGGCTTGATGCCGTCGCTCACATTAGGCTGCGGAACATTCGGCGGCAATATTACATCCGATAATGTTACGGCGAAACACTTGCTGAACATTAAGCGAATGGCATACGGCACGAAAGAAGTGCAGCTGCCAAAGCATTCAGAGCCTGCAGAAAGCTCCAATGATCAGCTTGTATCCAATGTGATGAACAGCGTTTCATCCGCAGCAAACAGCAATATCGATCCGGCATTAGTTCAGAACTTAGTCAGTGAAATTGTTAAACAACTTACAAAATAA
- the eutL gene encoding ethanolamine utilization microcompartment protein EutL, with protein sequence MKIHAEILSMQVIPNVSPELAEKFQLKPYQRSLGLVTTTIDDIGYTAIDAATKHSDVEVVYAKSFYAGSGHASGPLSGEFIGIIAGPSPEEVKSGLDSIRITVEHEAYFEAINGNPDHVLYAHAISSCGSYLAEMANIPVGQSIAYLIAPPMEAMIGLDAALKAADVTLCELYAPPSETNFGGGLLTGSQSSCQAAADAFREAVQNMADHPLSY encoded by the coding sequence ATGAAAATTCATGCAGAAATATTATCGATGCAAGTCATCCCAAACGTCAGTCCGGAACTGGCTGAGAAATTCCAGCTGAAACCCTATCAGCGCAGTCTTGGATTAGTCACGACAACAATTGACGATATCGGTTACACGGCAATTGACGCAGCCACAAAGCACAGTGATGTGGAAGTAGTGTATGCGAAAAGTTTTTATGCAGGTTCCGGTCATGCTTCCGGCCCGCTGTCGGGTGAATTTATAGGAATAATTGCTGGCCCGTCCCCGGAAGAAGTGAAAAGCGGTCTCGATTCCATCCGCATTACGGTGGAACATGAAGCGTATTTTGAAGCGATTAACGGCAATCCGGACCATGTGCTCTATGCGCATGCGATCTCGAGCTGCGGCAGTTACTTAGCTGAAATGGCAAACATACCGGTTGGGCAGTCCATTGCTTATTTAATTGCTCCGCCGATGGAAGCGATGATCGGATTGGATGCGGCATTAAAAGCTGCAGACGTTACACTGTGTGAGCTCTATGCGCCTCCTTCCGAAACGAACTTCGGCGGCGGTCTGCTGACAGGCAGTCAATCGTCTTGTCAGGCAGCGGCCGATGCATTCCGGGAAGCCGTACAGAACATGGCGGATCATCCGTTGAGCTATTGA
- the eutC gene encoding ethanolamine ammonia-lyase subunit EutC has product MNLNEELIQQITKMVVEKLEAANSGQAVQRPANEQKVELFSQQPVGKSEAETAETSPDGAVTFHSTTKNQKRNIATMKPKPTTAFGKPKTEPEEDKLAEYRKKTPARVGVGRAGSRPKTKTWLQFRLDHAAAVDAVYGEVPDNLLDQLGLFQVQSQVADKEEYIRRPDLGRKLSDEGKSLIQERCKKSPVVQIVASNGLSAKAIEENLEDVYLSLEQSLTNLNIEMGTTFYVDKGRVAVMDDIGEILQPDVVVMLIGERPGLVSAESLSAYMCYKPRHGTIEADRMVISNIHKGGIPPVEAGAYLGTIIQKILKYEASGVSLVQKEG; this is encoded by the coding sequence ATGAACTTGAATGAAGAATTGATTCAGCAAATCACAAAAATGGTCGTGGAAAAACTGGAAGCTGCCAATAGCGGCCAAGCTGTGCAGCGTCCCGCCAATGAACAAAAAGTGGAGCTGTTTTCTCAGCAGCCAGTTGGAAAGTCAGAAGCGGAAACTGCAGAAACATCGCCTGACGGAGCTGTAACATTCCACAGTACGACGAAAAACCAGAAGCGAAATATTGCCACAATGAAGCCAAAGCCAACGACAGCCTTTGGTAAACCTAAAACTGAACCCGAAGAAGACAAACTGGCGGAATACCGCAAGAAGACACCGGCCCGAGTAGGTGTCGGCCGTGCTGGTTCCCGCCCGAAAACAAAAACTTGGCTGCAGTTCCGACTGGATCATGCAGCAGCAGTAGATGCAGTGTATGGTGAAGTACCCGATAACCTGCTTGACCAGCTGGGACTTTTCCAAGTGCAGTCCCAAGTGGCGGATAAAGAAGAATATATTCGTCGTCCGGATCTTGGCAGAAAACTGTCAGACGAAGGGAAATCATTGATACAGGAGCGCTGTAAAAAGTCTCCGGTAGTTCAGATCGTCGCATCAAACGGTCTGAGTGCGAAAGCGATTGAAGAAAACCTGGAAGATGTTTATTTATCGCTCGAGCAATCACTCACTAACTTGAATATCGAAATGGGTACGACATTTTACGTGGATAAGGGACGAGTCGCTGTGATGGATGACATCGGTGAGATATTGCAGCCAGATGTCGTAGTCATGCTGATTGGCGAACGTCCAGGCCTAGTTTCCGCAGAATCACTGAGCGCATATATGTGCTACAAGCCGAGACACGGAACGATTGAAGCGGATCGTATGGTGATTTCCAATATTCATAAAGGTGGCATTCCGCCTGTTGAAGCGGGCGCGTATCTTGGGACAATTATCCAGAAGATCTTAAAATATGAAGCCAGCGGTGTATCGCTAGTTCAAAAAGAAGGCTGA
- a CDS encoding ethanolamine ammonia-lyase subunit EutB: MNLSTTLGGERYVFQDLKEVLAKANEEKSGDRLAGIAAETVQERIAAKTVVSELLVSDIRNNPLLPIESDEVSRIIENDINEKVYGEIRNWSIAELREYILSNEVGDRELKRLSRGLTSEVIAAVTKLMSNLDLVHAANKIEILSTCNITIGQKGTMSSRLQPNHPTDNIDGIITSLKEGLSYGIGDAVIGINPVDDSVESVKRVLNATKEFINDWEIPTQNCVLAHVTTQMKAIEQGAPADMIFQSIAGTEKANRSFGISAELIAEAKDLSLKQGTGTGPQTLYFETGQGSELSAEAHFGVDQVTMEARNYGFARHYDPYIVNTVVGFIGPEYLYNSKQVIRAGLEDHFMGKLHGLPMGVDICYTNHIKADQNDIEDLSILLSAAGVNFIIAAPMGDDVMLNYQSMSYHDIATVLRTTGKTPAPEYLKWLEKMGIYENGMLSKRAGDLTLFNR, encoded by the coding sequence GTGAATTTATCCACTACACTAGGCGGCGAACGATATGTGTTCCAGGACCTGAAAGAAGTGCTTGCAAAAGCGAATGAAGAGAAATCCGGTGATCGCCTCGCAGGAATTGCAGCGGAAACCGTACAAGAGCGAATTGCCGCTAAAACAGTTGTCAGCGAGCTGCTCGTCAGCGACATACGTAATAATCCGTTACTCCCGATTGAAAGTGATGAAGTTTCACGCATCATTGAAAATGACATTAATGAAAAGGTCTACGGCGAGATTCGGAACTGGAGTATCGCAGAACTTCGCGAATACATTTTGAGCAATGAAGTAGGAGACCGCGAATTGAAGCGCTTAAGCCGCGGGTTAACTTCTGAAGTTATTGCAGCTGTTACAAAACTGATGTCCAATTTGGACTTGGTGCATGCAGCGAATAAAATTGAAATCTTATCTACGTGCAATATTACTATCGGTCAAAAGGGAACCATGTCTTCCCGCTTACAGCCGAACCATCCGACTGATAATATTGACGGCATCATAACATCCTTGAAAGAAGGCTTGTCCTACGGTATCGGCGATGCAGTAATCGGCATCAATCCGGTGGACGATTCTGTAGAAAGCGTAAAGCGTGTCTTGAATGCAACGAAAGAATTTATCAACGATTGGGAAATCCCGACACAAAACTGTGTCCTGGCACATGTTACGACACAGATGAAAGCGATTGAGCAAGGTGCACCTGCCGATATGATTTTCCAGAGTATCGCAGGAACAGAGAAAGCGAATCGTTCATTCGGAATTTCAGCAGAACTAATTGCTGAAGCGAAAGATCTATCATTGAAACAAGGCACAGGCACGGGTCCTCAAACATTGTATTTTGAAACAGGACAAGGATCTGAATTATCGGCTGAAGCGCATTTCGGTGTGGATCAGGTGACGATGGAAGCACGTAACTACGGATTCGCCCGGCATTACGATCCGTACATCGTCAACACGGTAGTTGGATTCATTGGCCCTGAGTATTTGTATAACAGCAAACAGGTTATCCGCGCGGGTCTTGAAGATCACTTTATGGGTAAACTTCACGGTCTACCAATGGGAGTGGACATTTGTTATACGAACCATATTAAAGCGGACCAGAACGATATAGAAGATTTAAGTATTCTGCTCTCTGCAGCAGGTGTAAACTTCATCATCGCAGCACCGATGGGCGATGACGTCATGCTGAATTATCAGTCCATGAGCTACCACGACATAGCGACGGTTCTGCGGACGACGGGTAAAACCCCGGCGCCTGAATACTTAAAATGGCTTGAAAAGATGGGGATTTACGAAAACGGCATGCTAAGCAAGCGCGCCGGCGATCTCACACTATTCAACCGATAG
- a CDS encoding ethanolamine ammonia-lyase reactivating factor EutA, which translates to MNNFNRHETIISAGIDIGTSTTKLIISRFSLRNVAGATHVPRIEITDKEILYKSPVFRTPLQDAVTVDVAGVQQIIRSEYDKAGVQPSQIETGAVIITGETATKRNASELLHQLSDEAGDFLVATAGPDLEGIIAAKGSGSYEASGKSGQVIANIDIGGGTANIAVFRDKQLLGTCTMHIGGRLIEFEHGKVRTISPPVARLLEEQGYTLQAGDPQDAAAVSFVTTYMAEAMARMLKKEVHAQDQVLLLGHEPNWAPSVDTIVFSGGISECMYRHESDEAQEAQYDDIGLQLAEALLNNASLQQFTWQEPAETVRATVLGAGTQTTEISGATIQVAPHELPLKNIPIYQYDFKENLETGLSHFEDAVEQAVALYDSAKEGQNFALYLSNLPYLGFRDVQKLAKAIVQIMDQRPRPEQPIILVIQSDHAKVIGQTLAALQVKQSIICIDQINVETGDYIDIGNALTSGVVPVVVKTLTFHTT; encoded by the coding sequence GTGAACAATTTCAATAGGCATGAAACCATTATCAGTGCAGGAATTGACATTGGCACGAGCACGACGAAACTGATTATCAGCCGATTCTCTCTGCGGAACGTGGCAGGTGCAACACATGTCCCGAGAATAGAAATTACGGATAAAGAAATACTATACAAAAGTCCGGTATTCCGTACGCCATTGCAAGACGCTGTGACTGTCGATGTGGCAGGCGTTCAGCAAATTATCCGCTCTGAATACGATAAAGCAGGAGTTCAGCCTTCACAGATTGAAACGGGTGCTGTCATTATTACTGGCGAAACCGCAACCAAACGCAATGCCAGTGAATTGCTGCACCAATTATCCGATGAAGCGGGTGATTTTCTGGTGGCAACAGCGGGTCCTGACCTGGAAGGCATCATTGCTGCAAAGGGCTCAGGAAGCTATGAAGCATCGGGCAAAAGCGGACAGGTGATTGCCAATATAGACATTGGCGGAGGAACAGCAAATATTGCAGTATTCAGGGATAAACAATTACTCGGAACGTGCACGATGCATATCGGCGGACGCTTAATCGAATTTGAACATGGAAAAGTCCGGACAATATCACCGCCGGTCGCCAGGCTGCTTGAAGAGCAGGGCTACACGTTACAAGCCGGTGATCCGCAAGATGCTGCAGCCGTGTCCTTTGTGACAACTTATATGGCAGAGGCGATGGCGCGTATGTTGAAAAAAGAAGTTCATGCACAGGATCAAGTGCTGTTGCTTGGACATGAGCCTAACTGGGCGCCTTCAGTAGATACGATCGTTTTTTCAGGCGGTATTTCTGAATGCATGTACCGTCATGAATCAGACGAAGCTCAGGAAGCACAATACGATGACATCGGACTCCAGCTAGCGGAAGCCTTACTGAACAATGCATCCTTGCAGCAATTCACCTGGCAAGAGCCAGCGGAAACCGTGCGTGCGACTGTATTAGGGGCAGGAACACAAACTACTGAAATAAGCGGAGCTACCATCCAGGTTGCGCCGCATGAATTGCCGTTAAAGAATATCCCGATTTATCAATACGACTTTAAAGAAAATCTGGAGACAGGTTTATCTCATTTTGAAGACGCTGTAGAGCAGGCCGTCGCGTTATACGACTCCGCGAAGGAAGGACAAAACTTCGCCCTTTATTTGTCCAATCTGCCTTATCTCGGATTTCGTGATGTTCAAAAACTCGCAAAAGCCATTGTCCAGATTATGGATCAGCGGCCGAGGCCCGAACAGCCAATTATTTTAGTGATCCAGTCAGATCATGCCAAAGTGATTGGCCAGACATTGGCAGCGTTACAAGTGAAACAAAGCATTATTTGTATAGATCAAATCAATGTGGAAACAGGCGATTACATCGATATCGGCAACGCACTCACTTCGGGCGTCGTACCGGTCGTTGTGAAAACCCTAACATTCCACACAACGTAA
- a CDS encoding EutP/PduV family microcompartment system protein, whose translation MRNKAMLIGAVRAGKSTLTNALLGRKVEAFKTQTLNYYDWIVDTPGEYTENPMFYKNIMATALEVTHVLYLQDATSEKLIFPPGFSMGIPKLPIGVVTKCDLPEAKSQRALDMLKTVMNEGPIVMVSSVTGQGIDHLRELTKMNSLTDMRQYVMAAEDEHLLFIG comes from the coding sequence ATGCGAAACAAGGCGATGCTGATCGGTGCAGTAAGGGCCGGAAAATCCACATTAACAAATGCTTTATTGGGCCGAAAAGTTGAAGCTTTCAAAACGCAGACGCTCAATTATTATGATTGGATTGTCGACACGCCGGGCGAGTACACAGAAAACCCGATGTTCTATAAAAATATTATGGCAACCGCACTTGAAGTGACGCACGTGCTTTATCTGCAGGATGCAACGAGCGAGAAACTCATTTTTCCGCCGGGGTTCAGCATGGGCATACCTAAATTGCCGATCGGCGTTGTCACAAAATGTGATTTGCCCGAAGCGAAATCGCAACGGGCACTCGACATGCTGAAAACAGTCATGAATGAAGGTCCGATTGTTATGGTGTCTTCTGTAACGGGACAAGGAATCGATCATCTGAGGGAATTGACGAAGATGAACAGCCTGACAGACATGCGGCAATATGTGATGGCTGCCGAAGATGAACACTTACTGTTTATCGGTTGA